A segment of the Odoribacter splanchnicus DSM 20712 genome:
TGATGCCGTGGTAGATGCAGATGCACTTTTGTTGCTGACGGAATGGAAGGAATTTCGCTTGCCCGGCTGGAATGTACTGAAGAAACTGATGAAGCAGTGTATCCTGATCGATGGGCGGAATATTTATGATGCAGGAGAGCTGAAAGAACAAGGGTTCGTGTATGAGTGTATCGGGAAATAGTGAAAGTCTTGATATACAATCAGGTGATTGCGCGATATTAATGATGTTGATTAATAATATGAAACAGTTGGTACAAGAAATTTTGCGGCTTTGCCGGGAGTACGGAGAATGCCGGGTGGAGGTGGAACGGATGGAGGAGGCCCGGAGGGTGAAAAATGCCCTGGAGAGTGTGTGTGCGATGGCGAGGCAGAGACTGGATATTTCGGATCCGGCATTGCTTTTGGCACTGTTGGATGCCTGTGAGGTGACGCGGGATGAGGGGATGTTGCAGGAGGTGCTGGATGTGGTTGGTCGGAATTTGGATCGCCTGGCCGTTTCGGCGGAGAGTGTGAAATTGCTGGCCTGCTGTTATTATTATGTGGAGGAGGAGGAATGTGTGGAGCGGGCCGGAAGGATGCTGGAGGAGTTGAGGAAGATGGGAAGGGGGGAAGAAGAATTGGCGGATGCGGAAACCATTTTAGAAGAATTGACTTAGGGGGCGACTTTAGGACGGATCCCGGGAGACTCAGGACGTGCCCCTTCGGGGGCGGGGGAGGTGTGGCTTGACGGAAAGCGGGGGATTGATTATCCGGAGGAATGGTGTATATTTGTGGTTGTAAAAGGATGCTTATGCCACAAGATTGGATTAACGTACATACACATCGGCCGGGAGAGGGGGTGAATATTGTCGATCCTTGTCTGGGAAATGTGATTATGCCCGGGCAGGGGGCGGTTTACTTTTCTTTGGGAATTCATCCCATGTATATCGATGATAGGGTGGAGGAAAGGTTGCAGAAGATAGAACTGGCGGCAGCAGAGGGGAAGATTGTGGCTGTCGGGGAAGCGGGGGTGGACCGGAATGCGCTTGCTCCGGTGGAAGTGCAGTTGAAGCTGTTTGAACGGCAGGCGGAAATTGCAGGACGGTATGGGGTGCCGTTGATTATTCATGGGGTGAGGGCGATCCCGGAATTGATTACTGCCTATAAGAAATGCCGGTCACATCAGAAATGGATTATGCACGGATTCAATAACCGGCGGGAGATCTTGATGGATTTGTTGCGGCATGGATTTTATATTTCCGCCGGAAGGCATGCCATGAACGAAGAGTCGCAGGTGTATCGGGTATTACCTGAAATTCCGGCAGACCGGTTGCTGATCGAAACGGATAATTCGGATTTTACGATCGGGGAGGTCTATGGGCAAGTCGCCCGTCGGAGGGGGATCGCTGTGGAAGAATTGCAGCATATTGTCCGGATGAATTTCGATCGGTTGTTTAAATTGTAATGTTATACTTTGAAATTTTATATTATGCCTGAATGGTTGAGTCGTACGGAATTGTTACTCGGGAAAGAAAGGTTGGAGAAATTGCAGCAGGCTCATGTTTTGGTCGCCGGTTTAGGAGGGGTGGGAGCATATGCTGCCGAACAGTTGTGCCGGGCCGGGATAGGCGAAATGACGATTATCGATGGGGATGTGGTGGAACTGACCAACAAGAACAGGCAATTGCCGGCTTTGGATTGTAATCTGGGAAAAGCCAAGGCGGAGATTATGGCCGGGCGGTTCCGGAATATCAATCCGGAGATTAAATTGCATGTGATTAACGATTTTATCCGGGATGACCGGATGATCGAGGTATTGAAAATGGCCCGATACGACTATATCGTGGATGCTATCGATACCTTGGCGCCGAAGATATTCCTGATTTATCATAGTCTGCAATTGGGCTTGCCTGTCGTCAGTTCGATGGGTTCGGGGGGAAAACTGGATCCTTCGAAAATTGCAGTGGCGGACATTTCGAAAAGTTATAATTGCAATCTGGCGCGTATGTTGCGTAAACGCTTGCATAAACTGGGGGTTTACAAAGGGGTGAAGGTGGTTTTTTCGTCGGAATTTACCGATCCGGAGGCTATCGTCCTGGCAGAGAGTCGGAATAAGAAGTCCAATGTAGGGACCATCTCTTATATGCCGCCTATCTTCGGGTGCTTTATCGCTTCGGTAGTGGTCCGCGATCTCATTGGAGAATAAAAAAACCGCCTGTTACGACAAGCGGTTTTTATAAAAAGTGATATTTTTTAAATCTGATCGAAATCGACGTCGAATTCTTCTTTTTGGGGGTCGGTGTAGGCTGCTTTGGGAGCTTCTCCGCCGATGGCGGCCTGGATATAAGCAACGACTTCATCTAAACCTTCAGCAAACTTTTCAAAATCTTCTTTGTACAGAAAGATTTTATGCTTCTCGAAATTTTGATTCCCGTCGTTATCAAATCTCTTCTTACTTTCTGTGATTGTCAGGTAATAATCATTGTTACGAGTTGATTTCACGTCGAAAAAATAGGTTCTTTTCCCTGCTCTCACTGCCTTGGAATAAATCTCTTCCCGATCATTGTCCATTCCTTCTTTTCTTTCGTATCCTTCCATTGTTTGTAGAAAAATTTAGTTTTATAAAATAGTTGCAATTTTGCGTTTCAAATGTAATAAAAAAAGCTTATAAAAGTAACTTTTTTTAATTTTTTTTAATCACCTCCTTTTTTGCTTCGGAAGTATGATAATTGTTAAATTCTAATTTTCATGAAAAACCGTTTCAGCGATTTTGAATAAAAGCTTATCTTTGCAGGATGGAACTTATAAAATCCGTTGATTGTAGGGGGTAGAGAGATAAGTTCGTTTTGTCTATTTTTTAATAAATGATTCAAATGGAGATTGTTGTTAGCGGGATCAGACCCACGGGAAATTTACATTTAGGGAACTATTTCGGAGCGGTAAAAAATTTTCTGCGTTTACAGGATGAATATAAATGCTTTTTTTTCATTGCCGATTGGCATTCTTTGACGACTCATCCCCATCCGGGCGACGTGACTGCCAATGTACGGAAGATTTTATCCGAGTATTTGGCATGTGGGATCGATCCCGAAAAGGCAGCGATCTATGTACAGAGTGATGTAAAAGAAGTACTGGAACTATACCTCTACCTGAACATGAACGCTTATTTGGGAGAATTGCAGCGGGTGACTTCTTTCAAGGAAAAAGCCCGGAAACAACCGGAGAATGTGAATGCCGGACTGTTGACTTATCCGACTTTGATGGCTGCCGATATTCTGATTCACCGGGCTGATAAAGTACCGGTAGGAAAGGACCAGGAGCAGAATATGGAGATGGCCCGGAAATTTGCACGGCGTTTCAATACCATCTATGGGGTAGAATTTTTCCCGGAGCCACAGTCCTATTCCTTCGGGGGAGATGCGATTAAAGTGCCGGGGTTGGATGGATCCGGAAAGATGGGAAAATCCGAAGGAAATGCTATTTATCTGATCGACGATGCCGCTACTATCCGTAAGAAAGTGATGAAAGCGGTGACCGATAGCGGTCCTACGCAGCCCAATAGCGAAAAGCCCGAAGCTATCGCTAATCTGTTTACCATGCTGAAGATTGTATCTTCTGCAGATACTTACGATTATTTCAATGAGAAATACAATGCCTGTGAAATTCGCTATGGTGATTTGAAGAAACAGTTAGCCGAGGATATTGTGAATTTTACGTCTCCTATCCGGGAGAGAATCCTGGCCTATGCCGCCGATACGGAATATATGGATAAAGTGGCCCGGGAAGGGGCGGAAAAAGCGCGTGCCAGTGCCGATAAGACTATTCGTGAGGTGCGGAAAATCATAGGTTTTAATTAAAGACTTAAAAAATGTATGAATATATAAAAGGCCTTCTGGTGGAGGCGACGCCTGCTTACGCAGTGATCGAATGCGGCGGAGTGGGGTATTATATTAATATTTCGGTGAATACCTATTCTCAGATTGTAGCTTTGCAGCAGGTTTCCTTATATATTCATCAGATTGTCCGGGAAGATGCACTCTTGTTATACGGCTTTTTCAATAAAGAGGAAAGAACGGTTTTCCGGCAGCTGATTTCGGTTTCCGGGATCGGAGCGAATACGGCTAGTGTTATGTTGAGTTCGATGACGGTAAAAGAAATTGCCGGAGCCATCCTGACAGAGAATGTAAATGCAATCAAGAGTGTGAAGGGAATCGGGCTGAAGACGGCCCAGCGGGTGATTATCGAATTGAAAGATAAAATAGCGGTGACAGGTAGTGCCGAAGAGATGAACTTCGGCGCTTCGGTGGCCATAAAAGAAGAAGCTTTGGCTGCTTTGGTGATGCTTGGGTTTGTGAAGGCTCAGGCCAATAAAGTATTGGATAAAATTATGGCCGGTGGAGGTGTCACCAGCGTCGAGGAACTGATTAAACAAGCACTGAAGCAATTATAAATAAATGTGTTGCAAATCATTAGTGTGAATCGGTTTGCAAACAATGTGTGTGTGTATGCGGTATATCTTGTTATTATTTTTGATAATAACTCAGATGGTTTTTGTTTTCGGTTATCCTGCGGGAGAATCGGAGGAGCCTATTTTTTCCGGGCGGGTTGCCGGGACCGTTTCCGATACCCTGCAATTTCCGATCCGGGAGATCCGGGACAATGAAATCCGGCAGACTATTCCATCGTCGGCATTGTTTCTCAGGCAACCGTCCAATATAAAAGATACCATTATCTATGATCCGCTGACCAAGCGTTATGTCGTAGCCAGCCTGATCGGCGGAAAGTATTATTACAACCGCCCTTTTATGGAAACCTTGCAGGATCTGCTGAAAGCCCGTTCGAAAATGTCGTTGTACGAATACAACCGGAGGCAGATTCAGGAAGGGAATAAGTACGATTTCAAGAGTCTGGTTTCCGATATACAATTTTTAGACAAAATTCTGAGTCCGATTTTCGGTATCAACAAAATCCGGATCGAGGTACAGGGATCGGCAGAACTGACCTTGGGGGTCAAAACGAATAAAGTCGATAATCCGACTTTGCCTATCGATATGCGCAAAACGACTTCGCTGGATTTCGACGAGAAGATACAATTCAATATCGGCGGTAATATCGGTGATTTGGTCAATCTCGATTGGTCGTACAATACAGAGGCTACTTTCGATTATGACAATATCCTGAAACTGAACTACGAAGGGAAGGAAGACGATATCGTGAAAAAGGTGGAGGCGGGAAATGTCTCTTTACCTTTAACCGGAACGCTGATTTCGGGTGGACAGAATCTTTGGGGATTCCGGACGGACCTGCAGTTCGGTAAATTGTCCATGTCGAGTATTTTTTCGCAACAGAAGGGGGAATCTAAAGTGATTCAATTGGAGAAAGGAGCTGAAAAACAGGATTTTGAAGTATCTGCTTTGAAGTATGAAGCTAATAAACACTTTTTCCTGTCGCGTTTTTTCCGGGATCAGTACGATGCCGCCTTACAAAACTTGCCCGTAGTGAATAGTGGGGTGGTGATCACTAAAATTGAAGTATGGGTAACCAATAAAAGTTCCCGTTTCGACCGGGCCCGGAATATCGTTGCATTTACGGGTTTGGCTGAAAATAATGTCGGGGATCCGTCCAATCCGATGTTCGATGCCGGTTTGTTTCCCGCTGTTCCCGGGCAGGTATATCCCGATAATCAGAGCAATCGGCTGTATCAGACCATGGTGGATCGCTATGCAGGAATCCGGGATATCAATCAGGTTTCCGGTATTTTATCCCAGATCGGTACCGGTTTCAATTCCGGCAAGGATTATGAAAAATTGGAAAATGCCCGTTTGCTGGATCCTTCCGAATATATCCTGAATGAAAAACTGGGATATATCTCCCTGAATGCGGCCTTGAATGCGGATGAGGTATTGGCGGTCGCTTATGAATATACGGTGAGAGGGGAAATCCATACGGTGGGTGAACTGACCTCCAATGCCCCGGCTGCACCTTCGACCTTGGTGGTGAAGATGTTGAGAAGTACGACACAGAGCCCTAAAATGCCGACCTGGGATTTGATGATGAAGAATGTCTATAATATCGGTTCCTATAATCTGAGTGCCGAGGATTTTGTGTTAGACATTTTGTACCAGAATGATAAGGCCGGAACGAAGGTGAATTATCTGCCGGCCGGAGATATCGATAATAAGATTTTATTGTCTGTGATGAATCTCGACCGGCTGAATACCCAGTTGGACGCGATTCCGGACGGGCGTTTCGATTATATCGAGGGGATAACGGTCTATTCCAATAAAGGGAGGATCGTTTTTCCCGTACTGGAACCATTCGGCGGGTGGCTGGAAAAGAAAATCAATCGTCCGGGAGTCGCTGGTCAGTACGTTTATAAAGACTTGTACGAAAAGACACAAAGCGAAGCGGAACAGAATGCCGAGAAGAATAAGTTTTATCTGAAAGGAAGTTACAAATCGTCGTCCTCTTCCGAGATCTCCCTGGGAGGACAGGACATCGCTCAGGGCTCGGTGAAAGTACTTGCCGGTGGGGTGGAGTTGACAGAGAATATCGATTATGTGGTCGATTATACGATGGGGACTCTGAAGATTATGAACCAGTCATTGCTGGAAGCCGGTACACCGATTACGATTAAAAGTGAAAACCGTTCGATGTTCGGCATGCAAACCAAAACGCTGGTCGGGACACATCTCGACTATAAATTCAACGATAAACTGAATATCGGAGCAACGGTAATGCATATGAGCGAAAAGCCGTTGACCCATAAAGTGAATCTGGGAGAAGAACCTTTATCGAATACCATTTGGGGGGTGAATGCTACTTATAATACCGAGTCCGGTTTTCTGACCACTCTGATCGACAAATTACCTTTTGTACATACCAAAGCGAAATCCCACCTGACGATAGACACCGAGTTCGCCAGGTTTCAGCCGGGTACAGCCCGTGGAGCCGGTGGAAACGCTTACCTGGACGATTTCGAAGGAAGTAAGATTTCGTTGGATATGAAAGGGATAACGCAATGGAAACTGGCTTCTACCCCTCAGGATAATCTGTTTCCGGAAGGCAAGTCGGATAGTCTGGATTACGGCTAC
Coding sequences within it:
- a CDS encoding TatD family hydrolase; this translates as MPQDWINVHTHRPGEGVNIVDPCLGNVIMPGQGAVYFSLGIHPMYIDDRVEERLQKIELAAAEGKIVAVGEAGVDRNALAPVEVQLKLFERQAEIAGRYGVPLIIHGVRAIPELITAYKKCRSHQKWIMHGFNNRREILMDLLRHGFYISAGRHAMNEESQVYRVLPEIPADRLLIETDNSDFTIGEVYGQVARRRGIAVEELQHIVRMNFDRLFKL
- a CDS encoding tRNA threonylcarbamoyladenosine dehydratase, encoding MPEWLSRTELLLGKERLEKLQQAHVLVAGLGGVGAYAAEQLCRAGIGEMTIIDGDVVELTNKNRQLPALDCNLGKAKAEIMAGRFRNINPEIKLHVINDFIRDDRMIEVLKMARYDYIVDAIDTLAPKIFLIYHSLQLGLPVVSSMGSGGKLDPSKIAVADISKSYNCNLARMLRKRLHKLGVYKGVKVVFSSEFTDPEAIVLAESRNKKSNVGTISYMPPIFGCFIASVVVRDLIGE
- a CDS encoding DUF3276 family protein gives rise to the protein MEGYERKEGMDNDREEIYSKAVRAGKRTYFFDVKSTRNNDYYLTITESKKRFDNDGNQNFEKHKIFLYKEDFEKFAEGLDEVVAYIQAAIGGEAPKAAYTDPQKEEFDVDFDQI
- the trpS gene encoding tryptophan--tRNA ligase; this translates as MEIVVSGIRPTGNLHLGNYFGAVKNFLRLQDEYKCFFFIADWHSLTTHPHPGDVTANVRKILSEYLACGIDPEKAAIYVQSDVKEVLELYLYLNMNAYLGELQRVTSFKEKARKQPENVNAGLLTYPTLMAADILIHRADKVPVGKDQEQNMEMARKFARRFNTIYGVEFFPEPQSYSFGGDAIKVPGLDGSGKMGKSEGNAIYLIDDAATIRKKVMKAVTDSGPTQPNSEKPEAIANLFTMLKIVSSADTYDYFNEKYNACEIRYGDLKKQLAEDIVNFTSPIRERILAYAADTEYMDKVAREGAEKARASADKTIREVRKIIGFN
- the ruvA gene encoding Holliday junction branch migration protein RuvA — protein: MYEYIKGLLVEATPAYAVIECGGVGYYINISVNTYSQIVALQQVSLYIHQIVREDALLLYGFFNKEERTVFRQLISVSGIGANTASVMLSSMTVKEIAGAILTENVNAIKSVKGIGLKTAQRVIIELKDKIAVTGSAEEMNFGASVAIKEEALAALVMLGFVKAQANKVLDKIMAGGGVTSVEELIKQALKQL
- the sov gene encoding T9SS outer membrane translocon Sov/SprA codes for the protein MVFVFGYPAGESEEPIFSGRVAGTVSDTLQFPIREIRDNEIRQTIPSSALFLRQPSNIKDTIIYDPLTKRYVVASLIGGKYYYNRPFMETLQDLLKARSKMSLYEYNRRQIQEGNKYDFKSLVSDIQFLDKILSPIFGINKIRIEVQGSAELTLGVKTNKVDNPTLPIDMRKTTSLDFDEKIQFNIGGNIGDLVNLDWSYNTEATFDYDNILKLNYEGKEDDIVKKVEAGNVSLPLTGTLISGGQNLWGFRTDLQFGKLSMSSIFSQQKGESKVIQLEKGAEKQDFEVSALKYEANKHFFLSRFFRDQYDAALQNLPVVNSGVVITKIEVWVTNKSSRFDRARNIVAFTGLAENNVGDPSNPMFDAGLFPAVPGQVYPDNQSNRLYQTMVDRYAGIRDINQVSGILSQIGTGFNSGKDYEKLENARLLDPSEYILNEKLGYISLNAALNADEVLAVAYEYTVRGEIHTVGELTSNAPAAPSTLVVKMLRSTTQSPKMPTWDLMMKNVYNIGSYNLSAEDFVLDILYQNDKAGTKVNYLPAGDIDNKILLSVMNLDRLNTQLDAIPDGRFDYIEGITVYSNKGRIVFPVLEPFGGWLEKKINRPGVAGQYVYKDLYEKTQSEAEQNAEKNKFYLKGSYKSSSSSEISLGGQDIAQGSVKVLAGGVELTENIDYVVDYTMGTLKIMNQSLLEAGTPITIKSENRSMFGMQTKTLVGTHLDYKFNDKLNIGATVMHMSEKPLTHKVNLGEEPLSNTIWGVNATYNTESGFLTTLIDKLPFVHTKAKSHLTIDTEFARFQPGTARGAGGNAYLDDFEGSKISLDMKGITQWKLASTPQDNLFPEGKSDSLDYGYNRAKLAWYIVDPIFYRMSTATPSHIRADKEQRSNHFVREIRQTELFPDKDLAVGDVNIIPALSVAYYPTEKGPYNFTTDVDRDGKLRNPEKRWGGMMRSITTSDFETANVQYIEIWLMDPFVYDNRHKGGDVYFDLGNVSEDILKDGRKAFENGLPAGPDIRHVDTTRWGRVPGVQSITNGFDNNSQARRYQDVGLDGMNDEDERIFYAAYLETLRRTFGENSKVYREAWNDPAGDNYHFFRGSDYDALETPVLERYKQYNGTEGNSPTADMSPESYPTAATTLPDVEDINGDNTLNETEAFFRYHLELRPEKMKVGENFITNITTSSVELPNGSTEEIKWYQIKIPLSAHESDYGKISRCGDDQFCR